In Streptomyces pluripotens, the genomic window GACTTCAAGCGCACCAACGAGATCGCCCCGCTGCAGCTGCGTCCGCACCCGCACGAGTTCGAGCTGTACTTCGACGTGTGACAGACGAATCCCTCGGGATCAGCAGGCCCCTCGGCTTCCGGGGGGCCTTCGTCGTGTCCGGTCGGCGCTTCTGAAAGCGGCCGGTGCAGCCGGGCGGCCGGGGCGGCCCGTACAGCCGTGGGCCTTTCCGGGTGACTCGGTGGCGCAGGTCGTCCATGCGCCGGACGATCGGCGTATGGGGTGCGCCGGCCGGGCGGCTCCCACTCGGCGCGCTCGCGGCGGTCGGGGCTGAACCGTGCCGTCGTCCCGTCCACCGCGTGGCCCGTCCGAATCTGCCCGCCCGGACCGCCGGGGCGGCCCTTCCCGCTTCTCAGACTTCCTCGTGTCGGGCCATCATTCCCTCTGGACCTGCCGGACGAGAGAGGCTGAACGGGGATGACGGAACAGGACGGCTGGGAGCGGAAGTTCGATCACCGCTGGGCGAATTCCGCCGAGCACAAGGAACCCTCGGCCCGGGCCCGGATGCTCGCCGCGCGCTGGAAGGAGAACCCGCCGGGACCGGTGCCCTTCCGCGCCGATCCCGGTCCGGTGCCGCGCCGGTCGTCGTGGGCGTCCACGGCCGTGGTCCTCGGCTGCGTGATCGTGGTCATGGTGCTGATCGGAATCGTGGAGCTGGGCTCCTCCCGGTAGGGAGGACGGACCACGCGGGACCCGACGGGGGATGCGGGTCCCGCGTGGCGTTCTCGGGGTGTCACCTCGCCGCCGCGACCTCCAGCAGGGACTGCGGAGGCGTCACCGGGGTGACGGACACCAGCCGCAGGCCCGCGGAGTCGAACAGCGCGGTCCACTCGTCGAGGCGGCGTTCCCGGCCTCCGTTGTTCACCATGACCTCGATGTCGATGAACTTGCTCCAGTGGTAGGAAGCGTCGTCGGGGACGATCGTGTCCAGCACCAGGACCCGTGCGTCCGACCGTCCGCGCAGCGCCTCGGCGAGCGGCCGCAGCATGGCGCGGGCGTCCGTGTCGGCGAAGCAGTGCAGGGTGTTCTTGAGCAGGTAGGCATCCGCCTCGGGGGGTGTGCTCTCGGGCAGGGTGCCTGGGAAGAAGGTGATGCGTTCGTACGCCGGGGTGCCGGCCAGGGCGGCTCGGGCCGCCTCCAGTACCTCCG contains:
- a CDS encoding membrane protein, whose protein sequence is MTEQDGWERKFDHRWANSAEHKEPSARARMLAARWKENPPGPVPFRADPGPVPRRSSWASTAVVLGCVIVVMVLIGIVELGSSR